One Mesorhizobium sp. B2-1-1 DNA window includes the following coding sequences:
- a CDS encoding LysR family transcriptional regulator: MDRSDIPSLDDLRAFEATARLGSVRLAADSLALTHGAVSRRITKLAHDIGVRLFEKNGRGLRLTPAGETLNLTLGKFFGELATTVQSLRTANAGKNALVLSCEPSVAMRWLIPRLAALQVAHPNMALHLSVGGGLVEFRKKQVDLAIRRLDFAVPETWNVRTLFPETVGPVMRPEVVPAFERGDYLALGSKTRPDAWAQWLKTHPSARRPTEMRYYDNHALIVEAASAGLGVALSPLVLAVDDVERGSLAAPAGFDPDGSQYGLIWLGSSELQGVEFELAEWLQAQFSGLSPQHL; encoded by the coding sequence ATGGATCGCTCGGACATACCTTCGCTCGACGACCTGCGAGCGTTCGAAGCAACAGCGCGGCTGGGTTCGGTCCGGCTTGCAGCAGACTCGCTTGCGCTCACGCACGGCGCCGTGAGTCGCCGTATCACCAAACTCGCCCATGACATCGGGGTCAGGTTGTTTGAAAAGAATGGGCGAGGCCTGCGGCTCACCCCGGCTGGCGAGACACTCAACCTGACTCTCGGGAAGTTCTTCGGTGAGTTGGCCACCACAGTGCAAAGCCTGCGTACCGCCAATGCCGGGAAGAATGCCCTTGTGCTCTCCTGCGAGCCTTCAGTTGCCATGCGTTGGCTTATTCCGCGCCTGGCGGCGCTTCAAGTGGCGCATCCGAACATGGCCCTCCACCTCTCCGTGGGTGGTGGGCTTGTGGAATTTCGCAAGAAACAGGTCGATCTCGCTATTCGACGGCTGGACTTCGCTGTGCCCGAGACATGGAACGTCCGGACCCTTTTCCCCGAAACGGTTGGGCCCGTTATGAGGCCGGAAGTGGTGCCAGCGTTCGAACGTGGCGACTATCTCGCTCTCGGGTCGAAGACTCGACCTGACGCGTGGGCGCAATGGCTGAAGACCCATCCGTCGGCGCGTCGACCCACAGAAATGCGATACTACGACAATCACGCGCTGATCGTCGAGGCAGCGTCCGCAGGCTTGGGTGTAGCCCTCAGTCCGCTCGTACTCGCGGTTGACGATGTGGAACGAGGAAGCCTGGCGGCGCCTGCTGGCTTTGACCCCGACGGCAGTCAATATGGGTTGATATGGTTGGGGTCGAGTGAACTGCAAGGTGTGGAGTTTGAACTCGCAGAGTGGCTCCAAGCGCAGTTCAGCGGCCTGAGCCCCCAGCACCTTTGA
- a CDS encoding four-carbon acid sugar kinase family protein produces MRTHHQPSIAVLADDLTSAADGAAPFVARGLTASIGRRQLPNQAAAVIAVDSGSRSATSSQAFEAVARLTARLASRAVLYKTVDSTLRGHITEELEACFAASGRKSLLFAPAFPQAGRTTVRGIQFVDGIPVSESAYSHDPVHPVRHSALVDLVPNCIKNVRLLDAETQEELDSQIASIEDPESVLWVGSPGMAAALSRRFVQAKTPPPLLDGISSDVLVVIGSANLRSHQQADQLQEVRGVMLLRGPRAREADSAAVLRRIAQDAAQELQSPRFGALIATGGDTMDAILDLLNVREFEILQELDPGFPLGLARLGDGRSLLFAMKAGGFGSDDALTRAVARIRGATQ; encoded by the coding sequence ATGCGCACCCATCATCAACCCAGCATAGCGGTCCTCGCCGATGACCTCACCAGCGCGGCAGATGGCGCAGCACCTTTCGTCGCCCGCGGCTTGACTGCATCGATCGGCAGACGCCAGCTTCCGAACCAAGCGGCAGCGGTAATCGCAGTCGATAGCGGTTCGCGGTCTGCTACTTCGTCGCAAGCGTTCGAGGCGGTCGCTCGATTGACCGCACGACTTGCCAGCCGTGCCGTGCTCTATAAAACGGTGGACTCCACTCTACGCGGCCACATAACGGAGGAGCTTGAAGCATGTTTTGCGGCGAGCGGCCGCAAATCGCTGCTCTTCGCGCCGGCGTTCCCCCAGGCCGGACGTACGACAGTGAGGGGCATTCAGTTCGTTGACGGCATCCCGGTGTCGGAAAGTGCGTATAGCCATGACCCCGTGCATCCCGTGCGGCATTCCGCGCTAGTCGACCTGGTCCCCAACTGCATCAAGAATGTCAGGCTGCTTGATGCAGAAACGCAGGAAGAACTCGATTCGCAGATTGCTTCCATCGAGGATCCAGAGTCGGTCCTTTGGGTTGGTTCTCCCGGAATGGCTGCAGCCCTATCGCGGCGTTTTGTGCAAGCGAAGACCCCACCGCCATTGCTCGATGGCATCAGTAGCGATGTCTTGGTCGTCATTGGGAGCGCAAATTTGCGCAGTCATCAGCAGGCAGACCAACTCCAGGAGGTCAGGGGCGTGATGCTGCTGCGCGGACCAAGGGCGCGCGAGGCGGACTCGGCAGCGGTGCTGCGCCGTATCGCACAAGACGCAGCGCAAGAGCTTCAAAGCCCACGCTTCGGCGCTTTGATCGCCACCGGCGGCGACACGATGGACGCGATCCTGGATCTTCTCAACGTCCGTGAGTTCGAGATCCTGCAAGAACTCGATCCCGGATTCCCACTTGGTCTCGCCAGGCTTGGCGATGGGCGCTCGCTCCTGTTCGCGATGAAGGCCGGTGGCTTTGGCAGTGACGACGCCCTGACGCGCGCCGTCGCGCGGATACGTGGAGCAACCCAATGA
- the pdxA gene encoding 4-hydroxythreonine-4-phosphate dehydrogenase PdxA: MKNIPPLALTMGDASGIGPEIVAKVLAKGGERVVVFGSYVVMQDIVRRLGLNIEVRRINAADAAQFEPRRIEVIETTRITGSPPIGRISAISGQAAFDAIVAAIAAAKSGQVSGIVTAPINKEAMASAGIRYPGHTEILADYGCAKRVAMMLANDDIRTVLVTIHTSLSKAIEQGDFDAQLSAIRLAHDGGKALGFAIPRVAVAGLNPHAGEGGLFGDEEIRIIQPAIDAARAEGIDATGPYPGDTVFMQARQGRFDVVVAQYHDQGLIPVKYLGLEKGVNITLGLPFVRTSPDHGTAFDIAGRGIADQASLETALAYAKRLVAARTKTN, translated from the coding sequence ATGAAGAACATTCCCCCGCTTGCTCTCACGATGGGCGACGCCTCCGGCATTGGACCGGAGATCGTGGCGAAGGTGCTTGCGAAGGGCGGCGAACGCGTCGTCGTGTTCGGCAGCTATGTTGTCATGCAGGATATTGTACGCCGGCTCGGGTTGAACATCGAGGTGCGACGCATCAACGCTGCCGATGCAGCTCAATTCGAGCCGCGGCGAATTGAAGTTATCGAAACCACCCGCATTACCGGGTCCCCACCAATCGGGCGTATCAGCGCGATCTCCGGGCAGGCGGCCTTCGACGCCATCGTTGCAGCGATCGCAGCAGCGAAGTCCGGACAAGTGAGCGGCATCGTCACGGCCCCGATCAATAAAGAGGCGATGGCCAGCGCGGGAATCCGCTACCCCGGCCATACCGAAATTCTGGCCGACTACGGCTGCGCCAAGCGCGTGGCGATGATGCTTGCGAACGATGACATCCGCACGGTGCTCGTCACGATCCACACGTCGCTGAGCAAGGCGATCGAACAGGGCGATTTCGACGCTCAGCTATCCGCCATTCGGCTCGCCCACGACGGTGGAAAAGCTCTCGGCTTCGCGATCCCGCGTGTCGCCGTAGCAGGTCTCAATCCGCACGCAGGTGAAGGCGGCCTCTTCGGGGACGAGGAAATCCGGATCATACAACCTGCAATCGACGCGGCCCGAGCCGAGGGCATCGACGCCACTGGCCCTTATCCGGGCGACACCGTCTTCATGCAAGCACGTCAAGGCCGATTCGATGTTGTGGTGGCACAATACCACGATCAAGGGCTGATCCCTGTGAAGTATCTCGGGCTGGAAAAGGGCGTGAACATCACGCTTGGCCTGCCGTTCGTCCGCACCAGCCCAGATCATGGCACGGCCTTCGACATCGCGGGCCGGGGGATTGCAGACCAGGCCAGCTTGGAAACGGCGCTTGCCTACGCCAAGCGGCTGGTAGCGGCGCGAACCAAAACGAACTAG
- a CDS encoding cupin domain-containing protein produces the protein MGLRFIFMLTRNDRTVPDASQQLQTALSFGVRHIGFKDIGVPIEQLKGLNAAIRTGGATSYLEVVSLDRESEIASAKAAAAIGVDVLLGGTRVDDVLPILRDTGIQYFPFPGRIAGHPSVLEGAIDEIVESAKTIAGRDGVHGLDLLAYRSAQNVPELMKAVCAAVTKPVYIAGSIDTPERIAVVQSAGAAGFTIGTAALDGKYPANGNDLPSQLTAIIRDVAALNKHLSPIHKKNLSIEFAGLHAPWEPKVEVHVNNMQIQVALFKGSSNWSFRQHDDQLFFVHRGRLLMKFRDREEIIEPGEFIVVPYGVEHSAVALGEEGCEVLLATSTALPCYPPAGTDLAHSERSQLTA, from the coding sequence ATGGGGTTACGCTTTATCTTCATGCTTACGCGCAATGACCGCACGGTTCCGGACGCGTCGCAGCAACTTCAAACCGCGCTCAGCTTTGGCGTGCGGCACATCGGGTTCAAAGACATCGGCGTGCCGATCGAGCAGCTGAAAGGCCTCAATGCAGCCATCAGGACGGGCGGTGCAACTTCCTATCTGGAAGTCGTGTCACTGGACCGCGAAAGCGAAATTGCTTCGGCAAAGGCAGCTGCCGCAATCGGCGTTGACGTTCTTCTTGGTGGCACGCGGGTCGACGATGTGCTGCCGATCCTCAGGGACACCGGCATCCAGTACTTCCCGTTTCCGGGTCGGATTGCCGGTCATCCGAGCGTGCTTGAAGGCGCCATCGACGAAATTGTCGAAAGTGCCAAGACGATTGCAGGGCGCGATGGAGTGCATGGCCTGGACCTGCTGGCATACCGTTCGGCGCAGAACGTGCCCGAGTTGATGAAGGCTGTCTGCGCTGCGGTCACCAAGCCTGTCTACATTGCAGGTTCGATCGACACCCCTGAACGAATCGCAGTCGTCCAAAGCGCAGGCGCAGCTGGTTTTACGATTGGGACTGCGGCTTTGGATGGCAAGTACCCGGCCAATGGGAATGACCTACCAAGCCAACTCACCGCGATCATTCGCGACGTCGCTGCCCTGAACAAGCACCTTTCGCCAATTCACAAGAAGAATTTGTCAATTGAGTTTGCCGGGCTGCACGCGCCTTGGGAGCCTAAAGTCGAGGTGCATGTCAACAACATGCAAATCCAGGTCGCCCTGTTCAAGGGAAGCTCTAACTGGTCATTTCGGCAGCACGACGATCAGCTGTTCTTCGTTCACCGGGGACGCCTGCTCATGAAATTTCGTGACCGTGAAGAGATCATCGAACCCGGAGAGTTCATCGTCGTTCCATATGGCGTTGAGCACAGTGCGGTGGCCTTGGGCGAGGAAGGATGTGAAGTGTTGCTGGCAACGTCAACCGCTCTACCCTGCTACCCACCCGCGGGAACTGATCTCGCACACTCTGAGCGATCCCAGTTGACTGCTTAG
- a CDS encoding NAD(P)/FAD-dependent oxidoreductase codes for MPAPLMHIECSPSLPREADVVVIGGGVVGVFTAYYLARRGFSVALVEKGRVAAEQSSRNWGWCRQQNRDARELPMATKSLDLWEKVAQETGENTGFRRCGLLYLSQDENELAGWAKWRDFAGTVGVTTHVLSAEEATEKGKVTGRKWKGGVFSPTDGTADPSKAVPVAARGIMAAGGTVHQHCAARGLELSAGRVSGVVTEAGTIRTKTAVMSGGAWASSFCNQLGMRFLQAAVRQSILAVAPGASGLPDALHTASVSLTRRSNGGYTLAISGRARVDPTPQQFRFSREFIPMFARRWRNLAPGAFEGWRQGHESLRKWGLDDITPMERNRILDPKPDMGQIRLTYRRACELIPELQRVAISDAWAGYIDSTPDGIPAIGEVEGIPGFILAAGFSGHGFGIGPGAGHMIADIITGSEPIVDPRPYRPERLKTAAWGKVAEF; via the coding sequence ATGCCCGCGCCGCTAATGCACATCGAGTGCAGCCCTTCCCTGCCCCGCGAGGCGGACGTCGTCGTGATCGGCGGCGGCGTCGTGGGCGTGTTCACGGCGTATTATCTCGCACGCCGCGGCTTCAGCGTCGCCCTGGTCGAGAAAGGGCGGGTGGCCGCCGAGCAGTCCAGTCGAAACTGGGGCTGGTGCCGCCAGCAGAACCGTGATGCGCGCGAGCTGCCGATGGCGACCAAGAGCCTCGATCTCTGGGAGAAGGTGGCACAGGAGACTGGCGAGAACACTGGATTTCGCCGGTGCGGGCTCCTCTATCTCTCACAAGACGAAAATGAGCTGGCGGGCTGGGCGAAGTGGCGTGACTTCGCCGGGACAGTGGGCGTTACGACGCATGTGCTGAGCGCGGAGGAAGCCACCGAGAAGGGCAAGGTGACCGGACGCAAGTGGAAGGGCGGCGTTTTCTCACCGACTGACGGAACGGCGGATCCGTCCAAGGCAGTGCCGGTTGCCGCCCGCGGTATCATGGCGGCCGGCGGTACCGTCCATCAGCATTGCGCGGCGCGCGGGCTGGAGTTGAGCGCTGGCAGGGTCAGTGGCGTCGTTACGGAAGCGGGAACCATCCGTACGAAGACCGCGGTCATGTCCGGAGGCGCGTGGGCTTCCTCCTTCTGCAACCAGCTTGGTATGCGCTTCCTGCAAGCTGCCGTGCGTCAATCCATTCTAGCCGTGGCGCCAGGCGCAAGCGGCCTGCCCGATGCCCTGCATACAGCGAGCGTCTCGCTGACGCGGCGCAGCAACGGTGGATACACGCTGGCTATCAGCGGGCGGGCTCGCGTCGATCCAACGCCGCAGCAGTTCAGGTTCAGCCGCGAGTTTATCCCGATGTTCGCCCGCCGCTGGCGCAATCTCGCCCCGGGCGCCTTCGAGGGCTGGCGCCAAGGCCATGAAAGCCTGCGCAAATGGGGCCTTGACGATATTACGCCAATGGAACGGAACCGGATTCTCGACCCGAAGCCCGACATGGGACAGATTCGACTGACATATCGAAGAGCCTGTGAATTGATCCCCGAACTCCAGCGCGTCGCAATCTCCGATGCCTGGGCGGGCTATATCGACAGTACACCCGACGGCATTCCCGCGATCGGTGAAGTGGAGGGGATTCCGGGCTTCATCCTGGCGGCGGGATTCAGTGGTCACGGCTTCGGCATTGGCCCCGGCGCGGGGCATATGATCGCCGACATCATTACAGGCAGCGAGCCTATTGTCGACCCGCGTCCTTATAGGCCCGAACGCCTGAAGACCGCTGCGTGGGGCAAGGTCGCTGAATTCTGA
- a CDS encoding tartrate dehydrogenase — MREYEIAAIPADGIGPEVIAAGLQALEALQQRCGDFKLRVQHFDWGSDYYKANGRMMPEDGVAQLKRFDAIFFGAVGAPDVPDDITLWGLRLPICQGFDQYANVRPTRILPGIVSPLAGVGPGDLDWVIVRENSEGEYSGHGGRAHRGLPEEVGTEVAIFTRVGVTRIMRYAFRLARSRPRKLLTVVTKSNAQRHGMVMWDEIAAEVAQEFPDVSWDKMLVDAMTVRMTLKPRSLDTIVATNLHADILSDLAGALAGSLGVAPTANIDPERRYPSMFEPIHGSAFDIAGKGIANPVATFWTAAQMLEHLGESAASVRLMSAVETVTSEGVLTPDVGGTATTQDVTDAVCRTIRSSNV, encoded by the coding sequence ATGCGCGAATACGAGATTGCCGCCATTCCTGCCGACGGGATCGGCCCGGAGGTGATCGCCGCCGGTCTCCAGGCGCTTGAGGCGCTGCAGCAGCGCTGCGGCGACTTCAAGCTGCGCGTCCAGCACTTCGACTGGGGCTCGGACTACTACAAGGCCAATGGCCGGATGATGCCCGAAGATGGAGTGGCGCAACTGAAGCGCTTCGATGCCATCTTCTTTGGTGCGGTCGGCGCTCCCGATGTGCCCGACGACATCACGCTTTGGGGTCTCCGGCTGCCGATCTGCCAAGGCTTTGATCAATACGCGAATGTGCGGCCGACCAGGATATTGCCGGGCATCGTTTCGCCGCTGGCGGGCGTTGGCCCCGGCGATCTGGATTGGGTGATCGTGCGGGAGAATTCGGAGGGTGAGTATTCCGGCCATGGCGGCCGTGCCCACCGCGGCCTCCCAGAGGAGGTCGGAACCGAAGTCGCGATCTTCACGCGCGTCGGGGTCACGCGCATCATGCGCTATGCATTCCGGCTGGCGCGGTCACGGCCGCGAAAGCTCCTGACTGTGGTTACGAAATCCAACGCGCAGCGTCACGGCATGGTAATGTGGGATGAAATCGCAGCCGAGGTGGCGCAAGAGTTCCCAGACGTCTCGTGGGACAAGATGCTGGTTGATGCTATGACGGTGCGTATGACACTCAAACCTCGCAGCCTCGATACGATCGTCGCCACCAATCTTCACGCCGACATTTTGTCGGACCTTGCGGGCGCGCTGGCGGGCAGTCTCGGCGTTGCACCGACCGCCAACATTGATCCCGAGCGGCGCTACCCCTCGATGTTCGAGCCAATTCACGGATCGGCCTTCGACATCGCCGGCAAAGGTATTGCCAACCCGGTCGCCACCTTCTGGACCGCTGCCCAGATGCTCGAACATCTGGGCGAAAGCGCAGCCTCCGTCCGGTTGATGAGCGCAGTGGAAACAGTGACCAGTGAGGGCGTGCTGACGCCGGACGTGGGTGGCACAGCGACCACGCAGGACGTGACGGACGCCGTCTGCCGGACGATCCGCAGTTCGAACGTGTGA
- a CDS encoding Lrp/AsnC family transcriptional regulator — protein MKLDKIDIKILSQLQKNGRVTNVELADLVNLSPSPCLMRVKKLQAEGFITGYSAQIDVSKLGQTLTIFTEVTLKHHQQNDFARFLTAVQKVDSVIECHLISGGYDYLVKFVTAGISEYQTIMERMLELDIGIDKYFSFVVLKSPIVKSHLPLDVIFDK, from the coding sequence ATGAAGCTCGACAAGATCGACATCAAGATCTTATCCCAACTGCAAAAGAACGGGCGGGTCACCAACGTCGAGCTTGCCGACCTGGTCAACCTCTCGCCGAGCCCTTGCCTGATGCGGGTGAAAAAGCTTCAGGCGGAAGGCTTCATTACCGGCTATTCCGCCCAGATCGATGTGTCCAAGCTCGGACAGACTCTAACGATCTTCACCGAGGTCACGCTCAAGCACCATCAACAAAACGACTTCGCGAGGTTTCTCACAGCCGTTCAGAAAGTGGATTCCGTCATCGAATGCCATCTGATTTCGGGCGGGTATGATTATCTTGTGAAGTTCGTCACAGCGGGCATAAGCGAGTATCAGACGATCATGGAGCGCATGCTCGAACTGGATATCGGGATCGACAAATATTTCAGCTTCGTCGTGCTGAAGTCACCGATCGTAAAATCCCATTTGCCTCTCGATGTCATTTTCGACAAATGA
- a CDS encoding aspartate aminotransferase family protein, which translates to MLANSLIELDRAHLVHPFSSYRSHEETGVRVLKSAKGATVTEASGKTLLDGFAGLWCVNIGYGQESVVEAAAKQLRELPYATGYFGLGSEPAIRLAARLAELAPGDLNYVYFTLGGSDAIDSTIRFVRYYYHAKGTPRKDQFISVEYGYHGSSTVGAGLTALPAFHAGFGVPYDWQHKIPSHYAYRNPVGSDPQAIINASVAALRDKIAELGADRVAAFYAEPIQGSGGVLVPPAGWLKALHAVCKEHDVLFVADEVITAFGRTGPLFACEEDEVVPDLMTTAKGLTSGYVPMGAVFMTDHVYNTIADGAGKTAVGHGYTYSAHPVSAAVGLECLRLYEDGLLENGRKAGRRLMKGLRSLADHPLVGDIRGRGMLAAVELVTDKARKTPLPAAADPGRRIFDRAWENGLVIRAFNSGILGFAPPLCCTDDEIDGILERTRMTLDQTLEDKDVRAAMKG; encoded by the coding sequence ATGCTGGCCAACTCATTGATCGAACTCGATCGTGCACATCTGGTTCACCCATTTTCAAGCTATCGGAGCCATGAAGAGACGGGCGTGCGGGTGCTCAAATCCGCCAAGGGCGCAACGGTGACCGAGGCAAGCGGGAAAACCTTGCTGGACGGGTTCGCGGGTCTCTGGTGTGTCAACATCGGATACGGGCAAGAAAGCGTCGTCGAAGCAGCGGCGAAGCAGCTAAGAGAGCTTCCTTATGCGACAGGATATTTCGGGCTAGGATCTGAGCCCGCCATTCGTCTCGCAGCGCGCCTTGCCGAACTGGCGCCTGGCGATCTGAACTATGTCTATTTCACGCTGGGCGGTTCCGACGCGATTGACAGCACGATCCGTTTCGTTCGCTATTACTACCATGCCAAGGGGACGCCGCGAAAAGACCAGTTTATCTCGGTCGAGTATGGCTACCATGGATCCTCTACGGTTGGCGCAGGTCTGACCGCGCTTCCGGCTTTCCATGCTGGCTTCGGCGTGCCTTACGACTGGCAGCACAAGATACCTTCGCACTACGCCTATCGCAATCCGGTCGGTTCCGACCCGCAGGCGATCATCAACGCATCGGTCGCGGCACTGCGGGACAAGATCGCCGAACTGGGTGCTGATCGCGTCGCGGCCTTCTACGCCGAACCCATCCAGGGTTCGGGCGGTGTCCTGGTTCCACCGGCAGGCTGGCTGAAGGCACTGCACGCCGTGTGCAAAGAACACGACGTCTTGTTCGTTGCCGACGAAGTCATCACCGCCTTCGGCCGCACCGGGCCCCTGTTCGCATGTGAGGAAGACGAGGTCGTGCCGGATTTGATGACCACGGCAAAAGGACTGACGTCGGGCTACGTGCCGATGGGCGCCGTCTTCATGACCGACCATGTTTACAATACGATCGCGGACGGGGCCGGCAAAACGGCTGTCGGCCACGGCTATACCTACTCAGCCCATCCGGTGAGCGCGGCGGTCGGGCTGGAATGCCTGCGTCTCTATGAAGATGGCTTGCTCGAGAACGGCCGGAAGGCCGGGAGGCGCCTGATGAAGGGCCTCCGCTCGCTCGCCGATCACCCGCTGGTTGGCGATATTCGCGGTCGCGGCATGCTGGCCGCGGTCGAACTGGTGACCGACAAGGCGCGCAAAACGCCGCTGCCGGCGGCGGCAGATCCGGGACGCCGCATCTTCGACCGCGCTTGGGAGAATGGCCTTGTCATTCGCGCCTTCAACAGCGGCATTCTCGGCTTTGCACCACCGCTCTGCTGCACGGACGACGAAATCGATGGTATCCTGGAACGCACCCGGATGACGCTGGATCAAACCCTCGAAGACAAGGATGTGCGGGCGGCGATGAAGGGCTGA
- a CDS encoding GNAT family N-acetyltransferase, which produces MTTQQITLETMTFAHLRDALELSRHVEWPHRREDWELMQSLSQGVVVQEEGRVVGTILMTPYGDDAATVNMVIVDAAMRGRGLGRKLMEEALAKAGGRTCYLVATQEGLALYEKLGFVATGKIVQHQGLAPSVDAPAHVSWGKDGDHARLVALDRAAFGHDRSALMRSLRERAKFAVVRDEGNVQAFAAVRRFGRGLVIGPVVGRKLHEARCLIDFLLADSAGEFVRIDTDESTALGEWLTRRGLAHVGGGITMRRTADEPKVEIRSHQTYALVSQALG; this is translated from the coding sequence ATGACCACGCAGCAAATTACGCTGGAAACGATGACATTCGCGCATCTGAGGGATGCTCTCGAATTGTCACGTCATGTTGAATGGCCGCACCGTCGTGAAGACTGGGAACTGATGCAATCGCTCAGCCAAGGCGTCGTTGTCCAGGAGGAAGGACGCGTGGTGGGGACGATCTTGATGACGCCCTATGGCGACGATGCCGCCACCGTCAACATGGTCATTGTCGATGCCGCAATGCGTGGTCGCGGGCTCGGTCGCAAGCTGATGGAGGAGGCGCTTGCCAAGGCAGGCGGGCGCACCTGCTATTTGGTGGCGACGCAGGAAGGGCTCGCGCTCTACGAGAAGCTGGGATTCGTCGCGACCGGCAAGATCGTGCAACACCAGGGCCTGGCGCCGTCTGTAGACGCACCGGCACATGTGTCATGGGGCAAGGACGGCGACCACGCGCGCCTTGTTGCTCTGGATCGCGCGGCGTTTGGTCATGACCGGTCGGCGCTCATGCGCTCGTTGCGCGAGCGCGCGAAGTTCGCCGTCGTTCGCGATGAAGGCAATGTTCAGGCGTTTGCCGCAGTTCGTCGGTTTGGCCGAGGGCTGGTGATTGGGCCGGTGGTGGGGAGGAAGCTTCACGAAGCGAGATGCCTGATCGACTTCCTGCTGGCCGACAGTGCGGGCGAGTTTGTCCGTATCGACACCGACGAATCCACGGCTCTCGGCGAGTGGCTCACCCGTCGCGGGCTGGCCCACGTCGGCGGTGGCATCACGATGCGACGAACCGCAGACGAGCCGAAGGTCGAAATCAGGTCACACCAAACTTATGCGCTCGTTAGTCAGGCGCTAGGCTGA
- a CDS encoding haloacid dehalogenase type II produces MTQFRPKYITFDCYGTLTNFDMAGAARRVYGARLSATVTAQFIKDFSAYRLDEVLGAWKPYSEVVHNSVERACKRNNVTFRPEDAQRIYAEIPTWGPHPDVPAGLAKVAKEIPLVILSNSMKSLIMSNVEKLGAPFHMVITAEETGAYKPHMKGFEHMFDKLGCGPEDITHVSSSFRYDLMTAYDLGIKSKVWVNRGHEPANPFYEYTEIKDIGGLAGAVGLEPVREFA; encoded by the coding sequence ATGACCCAGTTCAGACCGAAATACATCACTTTCGACTGCTATGGCACGCTGACCAACTTCGACATGGCCGGCGCGGCGCGACGCGTTTATGGCGCGCGACTATCCGCAACCGTGACGGCGCAGTTCATCAAGGACTTCTCGGCCTATCGTCTCGATGAGGTTCTTGGCGCCTGGAAGCCTTATAGCGAGGTCGTGCACAATTCCGTGGAGCGCGCCTGCAAGCGCAACAATGTGACGTTCCGGCCTGAGGACGCCCAGCGCATCTATGCGGAAATACCGACATGGGGTCCGCACCCGGATGTACCGGCGGGGCTGGCCAAGGTCGCCAAGGAGATTCCGCTGGTGATCCTGTCGAACTCCATGAAGAGCCTGATCATGTCGAACGTGGAGAAACTCGGCGCACCTTTCCACATGGTCATCACGGCCGAGGAGACCGGCGCCTACAAGCCGCATATGAAGGGCTTCGAGCACATGTTCGACAAGCTCGGCTGCGGCCCGGAAGACATTACGCATGTGTCGTCCTCGTTCCGCTACGATCTCATGACCGCCTATGATCTTGGCATCAAGAGCAAGGTCTGGGTGAATCGCGGCCACGAGCCCGCGAACCCCTTCTACGAATACACCGAGATCAAGGACATCGGCGGTCTGGCCGGCGCCGTCGGGCTGGAGCCCGTTCGTGAATTCGCCTGA